From a region of the Candidatus Rhabdochlamydia porcellionis genome:
- the msrA gene encoding peptide-methionine (S)-S-oxide reductase MsrA, producing MEELATFAGGCFWCIQHDFDHLPGVLQTQVGYTGGDTKNPSYEEVCSGRTGHVEAVQVLYDPKQISYEKLLDFYWHHIDPTRSDGQFCDIGSQYRPTIFYHNAQQKELAEFSKNELHLSCLVQILPIQIFYPAELYHQQFYKKDPAKYQSYSFYSGRKERLKDLWEK from the coding sequence ATGGAAGAATTAGCGACTTTTGCAGGAGGATGTTTTTGGTGTATACAACATGATTTTGATCATTTGCCGGGTGTTTTACAAACACAGGTTGGTTATACTGGTGGAGATACAAAAAACCCTAGCTATGAAGAGGTTTGTTCTGGAAGAACAGGGCATGTAGAAGCTGTTCAAGTGCTCTATGATCCAAAGCAGATTAGCTATGAAAAACTTCTAGATTTTTACTGGCATCATATTGATCCTACAAGATCTGATGGTCAATTTTGTGATATTGGCTCGCAATATCGGCCAACGATCTTTTATCACAATGCGCAACAAAAAGAGTTAGCAGAGTTTTCTAAAAATGAACTGCATTTATCTTGTTTAGTACAAATTTTGCCAATACAAATCTTTTATCCAGCGGAGCTCTATCACCAACAGTTTTATAAAAAAGATCCTGCAAAGTATCAGTCTTATTCCTTCTATTCAGGAAGAAAAGAGAGATTAAAAGATTTATGGGAAAAGTAG
- a CDS encoding DedA family protein, giving the protein MDYLLELITRHAHNAHWYVFGAIILAGFNIPLSTDLLILLSAFISATILPEHTWHLLTSVVLGCYFSAWCAYWMGRLFGSQLSRFKWFQSIFHLNRMKKIRNFYERYGFLTLLIGRFIPFGIRNCIFMSSGISRFNFFRFIFIDAFACLIWSGICFYLFYSFSQFYTVIWQRFKTANIFVLIVFGVTVIAGIWYKQWKRVQKTNPSTN; this is encoded by the coding sequence ATGGACTATTTATTAGAACTTATTACGCGTCATGCTCATAATGCGCATTGGTATGTATTTGGAGCCATTATTTTAGCCGGTTTTAATATACCGTTAAGTACAGATTTGTTGATTTTGCTCAGTGCTTTTATCTCTGCTACTATTCTGCCAGAACACACTTGGCATTTATTGACAAGTGTTGTCCTTGGCTGTTACTTTTCCGCTTGGTGTGCTTATTGGATGGGACGTCTTTTTGGCTCACAGCTATCTCGATTTAAATGGTTTCAATCGATCTTTCATTTAAATCGGATGAAAAAAATCAGAAATTTTTATGAAAGATATGGGTTTTTAACTCTTCTTATCGGACGTTTTATTCCCTTTGGAATACGTAATTGCATTTTTATGTCTTCTGGAATAAGTCGGTTTAATTTTTTTCGATTTATCTTTATAGATGCTTTTGCCTGTCTTATTTGGAGCGGGATTTGCTTTTATTTATTTTATAGTTTTAGTCAATTTTATACGGTTATATGGCAGCGCTTTAAAACTGCTAATATTTTTGTATTGATAGTTTTCGGTGTGACGGTAATTGCAGGAATTTGGTATAAGCAATGGAAAAGGGTCCAAAAGACGAATCCTTCTACAAACTAG